A window of Sphingobacterium sp. lm-10 contains these coding sequences:
- a CDS encoding NAD-dependent epimerase/dehydratase family protein, which yields MGERILILGANGQIGSELAAALRLKFGADNVITSDIREPRERADQEIFELVNVLDKERVKHLFEQYQPTQVYLLAAMLSATGEQYPQKAWDLNMNGLLNVLDLAVELGTKKIFWPSSIAVFGPHSPKVDTPQYCVMDPNSIYGISKLAGERLCEYYHKRYGLDIRSIRYPGIISWKTEPGGGTTDYAVHIYFEALRKGAYTSFLSEETELPMLYMQDAVRGTLALMDAPAEKLSIRSSYNLAGMSFTPKDISEEIQKILPNFEISYTESDPRQAIADSWPKRINDDYARQDWGWAPSFDLEAMTKDMIENLKSTI from the coding sequence ATGGGAGAACGCATATTAATACTGGGCGCAAACGGACAAATTGGATCAGAACTGGCCGCCGCCTTACGCTTGAAGTTTGGTGCAGATAATGTCATCACATCCGATATCCGGGAGCCGCGTGAGCGTGCAGATCAGGAGATCTTTGAGTTGGTGAATGTCTTAGACAAGGAAAGAGTGAAGCATCTTTTTGAACAATACCAGCCTACTCAAGTATACTTACTGGCCGCCATGCTTTCTGCAACTGGAGAACAATACCCACAAAAAGCCTGGGACTTGAACATGAACGGGTTGCTAAACGTATTAGATCTTGCGGTGGAGCTAGGTACTAAAAAGATCTTCTGGCCAAGTTCAATCGCGGTTTTCGGACCACATTCACCGAAGGTGGATACCCCGCAATACTGCGTCATGGATCCAAACAGTATTTATGGCATCAGCAAACTAGCAGGAGAAAGACTTTGTGAGTATTATCATAAGCGATATGGTTTGGATATTCGAAGTATCCGTTACCCGGGTATTATATCCTGGAAAACAGAACCTGGAGGCGGGACGACAGATTATGCGGTACATATCTATTTTGAGGCATTGAGAAAAGGGGCGTATACCAGCTTCCTTTCCGAAGAAACAGAGTTACCCATGTTGTATATGCAAGATGCAGTGCGCGGCACCTTAGCGTTGATGGATGCGCCAGCAGAAAAGCTCAGCATCCGTTCTAGTTACAATCTCGCGGGGATGAGCTTCACGCCAAAAGATATCTCCGAAGAAATCCAAAAAATTCTTCCTAATTTTGAGATATCCTACACAGAAAGCGACCCTAGACAAGCTATTGCTGATTCTTGGCCTAAGCGTATCAATGATGATTATGCGCGTCAGGACTGGGGATGGGCACCTTCCTTTGACTTGGAAGCGATGACCAAGGATATGATTGAAAATCTAAAATCAACGATATAA